Proteins from one Daphnia pulicaria isolate SC F1-1A chromosome 3, SC_F0-13Bv2, whole genome shotgun sequence genomic window:
- the LOC124328833 gene encoding regulatory-associated protein of mTOR-like, giving the protein MTMSGELSVFQRAPSRSPSPDEQGQDEEDEDWAIGLAFSSERHTDKIEGLEDCAQNWRLKDRMKTVSVALILCLNVGVDPPDVVKTQPCARLECWIDPLSMSPQKALEAIGINLQKQYERWQPRARYKQTLDPTADEIKKVTSTLRRNAKDERVLFHYNGHGVPKPTANGEIWVFNRSYTQYIPLSIYDLQTWMWSPSIYVFDCSNAGMIVDAFQQFADQHQREYEQLMAQSRNTLPSQMTPPPNFKQCIQLAACATNQILPMNSELPADIFTACLTTPIKIALRWFVLQNTSRLVPRMTLESVDKIPGQLNDRRTMLGELNWIFTAITDTIAWNSLPRDVFQRLFRQDLLVASLFRNFLLAERILKSYDCTPVSWPKLPPTSQHPMWSAWDLALDICLSQLPGILEGKETFQNSPFFEEQLTAFQVWLSHGSQKRSPPEQLPIVLQVLLSQVHRLRALELLGRFLDLGPWAVNLALSVGIFPYVLKLLQSSARELRPLLLFIWTKILAVDVTCQADLVRDGGHKYFLSVLQDNSVPDDQRTLAAFVISRVVWNHPIGQEAVSQVAFISNALEMVYEKDKLLRQWIVIGIGLAWHNAIAARWSAIRDSAHEKLFPLLRDSVPEVRAATAYALGTFIHSGGKTERNELANKIDHAVALQLVNVVNSEASPLVRKEIVGALQWIVLIFESTFIQMAVQQIEEEKNKDSNSLSPNVEVTLTSSGSLQRPTRRSRASTSNAMNLGTSPELSDSGFTHSTNSGHPDHIRRAVSISSLSSLTSSTLPSLAFNTIYVKLWHGLSSMEKDPYLEVSTMAKKLTDYVRNKAKEVIASRESDVSRQYTYSNSSNDSMDKSLYIGDSPPRALVQRTTPSFNRIRKRSIPSTIVEEGESSKELKDPLVVTGFVEWCARHFAEPAASNEDFQINIKPNHEKELTIEFEICGRTRERDTEMYYTREWRYTRNASVRHEAKEECQRPNKAKMKEVFCNRNPLVPSVIRFHPYDPWLAVADKEGCTVWDWERSVRLVHFNNQQQPRAARITSMDFVNGHDDALLLIGADDGSCRIWRDFIRTGSRSANVVVEDHTGVSLVSAWNCIAEMAPSTRCSGLVLDWNQDSLQLLATGDVRLIRIWDVERELKVSDFPTGSENCVTSVHHNPRDRSLFVAACGDGSVRLFDQRCSAAKSRVMTWREHAAWVIDCEWISVEGGANLVSGSLAGDIKFMDPRNPNSVLTVATAPNSQGMTAMAVHPKANLFACGIVGQYITVHDQEGEVRSTIAYHDGGGLLGSKIAAVSCLTFHPHRVCLAAGGMDSMISVFSSDKSKK; this is encoded by the exons ATGACCATGTCGGGGGAGCTCTCGGTTTTCCAGCGTGCTCCATCACGTTCACCTTCTCCCGATGAACAGGGccaagatgaagaagatgaagattgGGCGATTGGATTAGCATTTTCTTCAGAAAGGCACACAGATAAAATTGAAGGATTAGAGGATTGTGCTCAAAACTGGAGATTAAAGGATCGG atgAAAACAGTAAGTGTGGCATTGATACTATGCCTTAATGTTGGAGTAGATCCTCCAGATGTAGTTAAAACTCAGCCCTGTGCAAGGCTAGAATGCTGGATAG ATCCTTTGTCTATGAGTCCACAAAAAGCATTAGAAGCAATTGGCATCAACCTTCAGAAGCAATATGAGAGGTGGCAGCCCCGTGCCCGCTACAAGCAAACTCTAGATCCTACCGCTGATGAG ATTAAAAAAGTAACATCTACTCTCCGAAGAAATGCTAAAGACGAAAGAGTGCTGTTTCACTACAATGGGCATGGCGTTCCGAAACCAACTGCCAATGGAGAGATTTGGGTCTTCAATCGCAGTTATACGCAATATATACCGCTCTCGATTTACGACCTACAAACTTGGATGTGGTCTCCGTCAATTTACGTATTTGACTGTTCAAACGCTGGCATGATTGTGGACGCGTTTCAACAGTTCGCGGATCAGCATCAGAGGGAGTACGAACAACTGATGGCTCAATCAAGAAACACATTGCCTTCTCAGATGACACCACCTCCAAATTTCAAACAGTGCATTCAGTTGGCTGCATGCGCAACTAATCAGATTCTTCCTATGAATTCCGAACTGCCAGCTGATATATTTACTGCATGTCTCACAACTCCTATTAAG ATTGCACTTCGATGGTTTGTTTTACAAAATACTTCCCGTTTGGTGCCCCGAATGACACTTGAATCAGTCGACAAAATCCCCGGGCAGCTTAACGATCGCAGAACTATGCTGGGTGAATTAAATTGGATTTTTACCGCTATAACTGATACGATTGCTTGGAATTCACTTCCACGGGACGTGTTCCAGCGCCTTTTCAGACAAGATCTTCTTGTGGCTAGTCTTTTCCGGAATTTCCTTTTAGCAGAAAGGATACTTAAGTCGTATGACTGCACGCCAGTCTCTTGGCCAAAGTTGCCTCCTACGTCTCAG CACCCAATGTGGTCTGCTTGGGATTTAGCTCTTGACATTTGCCTCTCACAGCTACCAGGCATTTTAGAAGGCAAGGAAACCTTCcagaattcccctttttttgagGAACAGTTGACGGCTTTCCAAGTTTGGCTTTCGCATGGGTCACAAAAGAGATCTCCTCCAGAACAACTACCTATTGTTCTGCAAGTTCTTTTAAGTCAAGTTCATCGTTTAAGAGCACTTGAACTCTTAGGGCGATTTTTAGATTTAGGCCCTTGGGCTGTCAATTTGGCGCTGTCGGTCGGCATTTTTCCATATGTTTTAAAG TTACTTCAAAGTTCTGCTCGGGAACTGCGCCCATTACTTCTATTTATCTGGACGAAAATTCTTGCTGTTGATGTTACCTGTCAAGCGGATTTAGTCCGTGATGGAGGACACAAATATTTCCTCTCTGTTCTTCAAGATAATTCCGTGCCGGATGATCAGCGCACGCTGGCCGCCTTTGTGATTTCTAGAGTGGTCTGGAATCATCCTATCGGGCAGGAAGCTGTTTCTCAAGTAGCTTTTATCTCGAATGCCCTGGAAATGGTCTATGAAAAGGATAAATTACTTAGACAATGGATCGTCATTGGAATTGGCTTAGCTTGGCACAATGCTATAGCTGCTCGTTGGTCGGCAATTCGAGACTCCGCTCATGAGAAACTATTTCCGTTGTTGCGAGATTCTGTTCCTGAG GTTCGAGCGGCCACTGCTTATGCCCTAGGAACGTTTATCCATAGTGGAGGAAAGACGGAACGAAATGAACTTGCCAACAAAATTGATCACGCAGTGGCCTTACAACTGGTGAATGTTGTGAACTCGGAAGCTAGTCCTTTGGTTCGCAAAGAG ATCGTTGGCGCTCTCCAGTGGATTGTTTTGATATTCGAGTCCACGTTCATTCAAATGGCTGTTCAACAGAtagaagaggaaaagaataaagactCGAACAGTCTCTCTCCAAACGTGGAAGTAACGTTAACTTCTTCTGGTAGTCTACAGAGGCCCACGCGTCGTTCGCGGGCCTCCACATCCAATGCGATGAACCTAGGCACAAGTCCGGAACTATCAGATAGTGGTTTCACCCATTCCACAAACTCCGGACATCCAGATCATATTAGACGAGCGGTTTCTATTTCCTCTCTCAGTAGCCTTA cGAGTTCCACTTTGCCTAGTCTTGCTTTTAACACTATTTACGTTAAACTTTGGCACGGACTTTCAAGCATGGAAAAAGATCCTTACCTGGAAGTCTCTACGATGGCAAAGAAATTAACGGATTATGTGCGGAATAAg GCTAAAGAAGTGATAGCTTCACGGGAATCAGACGTTAGTCGTCAATATACGTATTCCAATTCGAGTAACGATTCTATGGATAAATCCCTCTACAT TGGGGACTCTCCTCCACGGGCCCTTGTCCAACGCACTACTCCCTCATTCAACAGAATCAGGAAACGAAGCATACCATCTACA ATTGTGGAAGAAGGTGAAAGTTCCAAAGAGTTGAAGGATCCTTTAGTAGTAACCGGATTTGTCGAATGGTGCGCTCGTCATTTTGCTGAACCAGCTGCGTCTAATGAAgattttcaaatcaatatCAAACCCAATCACGAAAAAGAATTAACTATTGAATTCGAA aTATGCGGGAGAACACGTGAACGAGACACTGAAATGTACTACACACGCGAATGGCGATATACAAGAAATGCTTCCGTTCGCCATGAAGCTAAAGAAGAATGTCAAAG ACCAAATAAAGCAAAAATGAAAGAGGTTTTCTGCAATCGGAATCCACTTGTACCTTCAGTTATCCGCTTTCATCCCTACGATCCTTGGCTTGCTGTAGCAGATAAAGAAGGATGCAC AGTATGGGACTGGGAAAGAAGCGTCCGTCTTGTCCATTTtaacaatcaacaacaacccagGGCTGCTCGGATTACATCAATGGATTTTGTGAACGGACATGATGATGCGTTACTTCTTATTGGTGCAGATGATGGGTCGTGCAGAATCTGGCGGGATTTTATTCGAACAGGATCTCGATCAGCAAATGTTGTTGTCGAAGACCACACTGGGGTTTCTCTTGTTTCAGCATGGAACTGTATAGCTGAAATGGCACCATCGACTCGATGTTCCGGTCTGGTTTTGGATTGGAATCAAGATTCTTTACAATTGCTAGCAACAGGCGATGTTCGCTTGATCCGCATTTGGGACGTAGAGCGTGAATTGAAAGTCAGTGACTTTCCTACTGGTTCAGAAAATTGTGTGACCTCCGTTCATCATAACCCACGAG ATCGATCGCTCTTTGTAGCGGCATGTGGAGACGGATCAGTCCGCCTTTTTGATCAGCGATGCAGCGCTGCAAAATCTAGAGTTATGACTTGGAGGGAGCATGCTGCTTGGGTCATAGATTGCGAATGGATTTCGGTTGAAGGAGGTGCCAACTTAGTGAGTGGCAG tcTGGCGGGTGACATCAAGTTCATGGACCCTAGAAATCCCAACTCGGTTCTTACCGTAGCCACAGCGCCTAATTCGCAAGGAATGACTGCCATGGCAGTTCATCCCAAGGCTAACTTATTTGCTTG TGGAATTGTCGGACAGTACATTACCGTACACGACCAAGAAGGAGAAGTGCGTTCTACTATCGCGTATCACGACGGCGGTGGTCTTTTGGGCTCCAAAATTGCAGCTGTCTCCTGTCTCACCTTTCATCCTCATCGGGTGTGCCTCGCTGCTGGAGGCATGGACTCGatgatttctgttttttcttcagaTAAGTCAAAGAAGTAG